From Haloarcula sp. CBA1127, a single genomic window includes:
- a CDS encoding formate/nitrite transporter family protein, with amino-acid sequence MADNEDREEAVRDAVDVSRSGAPAGGSVIRDRFSADEIFQRIIVAADEEVTVGTRELFFAGIAGGFAITVTFMLYASLYAKTGGDPILSALLYPLGFVFIILGDYQLYTENTLPPVALVLERLASLPSLLRIWGVVLISNVFGGMLGALALATTDVLSDDAAAAAAGFAQKAIATSQLTLFSKAVFAGLIVAGVVWVDYSLRDSISRLMLIYIAFLAIPFGNLYHVVVSATEMFYLVFIGELALSVGLWQFVLPVLLGNSVGGVVLVTVVNYFHTTERRLETARDQGSKRQLTIREWIWGGWSASGRSYVPATDEIPRSDPESRENER; translated from the coding sequence ATGGCAGATAATGAAGACAGGGAGGAGGCTGTCCGCGACGCTGTGGACGTCTCTCGAAGCGGTGCGCCGGCGGGTGGGAGTGTCATCCGGGACCGGTTCTCCGCCGACGAGATATTCCAGCGCATCATTGTCGCGGCAGACGAGGAGGTAACAGTTGGGACCCGCGAGCTGTTCTTCGCCGGGATCGCTGGCGGGTTCGCTATCACCGTGACGTTCATGCTGTACGCGTCGCTGTACGCGAAAACCGGTGGCGACCCGATATTGAGCGCACTCCTGTATCCGCTCGGGTTTGTTTTCATCATTCTCGGGGACTATCAGCTCTACACCGAAAACACGCTCCCGCCGGTCGCGCTCGTCCTCGAACGGCTGGCGAGCCTCCCCTCCTTGCTTCGCATCTGGGGTGTCGTCCTGATTTCGAACGTCTTTGGTGGGATGCTCGGCGCGCTCGCACTGGCGACGACCGACGTTCTTTCCGACGACGCGGCGGCGGCCGCCGCCGGCTTCGCACAGAAAGCTATCGCAACGTCACAGCTAACGCTGTTCTCGAAGGCGGTGTTCGCCGGCCTCATCGTCGCCGGCGTCGTTTGGGTCGACTACTCGTTGCGGGACAGTATCTCTCGGCTTATGTTGATCTACATCGCCTTTCTGGCGATCCCGTTTGGGAACCTCTACCACGTCGTCGTCTCCGCGACGGAGATGTTCTACCTGGTGTTCATCGGTGAACTGGCGCTGTCTGTTGGTCTCTGGCAGTTCGTTCTCCCAGTACTTCTCGGCAATTCCGTCGGCGGCGTCGTCCTCGTGACCGTCGTCAACTACTTCCATACGACCGAACGGCGGCTCGAAACGGCGCGGGATCAGGGGTCTAAGCGCCAGCTCACCATCCGGGAGTGGATCTGGGGCGGGTGGTCCGCCTCGGGCCGCTCGTACGTGCCGGCGACCGACGAAATTCCCCGAAGCGATCCGGAGTCGCGAGAGAACGAGCGCTGA
- a CDS encoding zinc-dependent alcohol dehydrogenase family protein, producing the protein MQAVLLEEFQEPLTVQDVERPEPEPDGAVAEVIGCGICRSDWHCWQGDWDWFGYRPDPPHVLGHEPTGRIVSVGEDVENIEEGQEVAIPFNFACGNCDLCRNGRENICENHIGLGFMNQAPGAFAEEVHIPNADLNAVPLPDDIDAESAAGMGCRFMTSFHAMAHRAPVSAGDDVVIHGCGGIGLSAVHIANALGGNVIGVDLMDEKLERAEDLGAVATVNAQEVDDPAKAVRDITDGGADVSADALGIATTCQNAVNSLRKGGTHVQIGLTTSEEAGMVSLPTDEFVAKEIDFKGSLGLQPSRYSEMLDMVESSKLDPTALVEDTVDIHQVPDELAAMSDYNTVGIPVCNEFSN; encoded by the coding sequence ATGCAAGCAGTACTACTAGAAGAGTTTCAGGAACCGCTAACAGTACAGGATGTCGAACGCCCCGAGCCGGAGCCGGACGGTGCCGTCGCCGAGGTCATCGGCTGTGGTATCTGTCGGTCCGACTGGCACTGCTGGCAGGGGGACTGGGACTGGTTCGGCTACCGGCCTGACCCGCCACACGTCCTCGGCCACGAGCCGACAGGCCGGATTGTCTCTGTCGGCGAAGACGTGGAAAACATCGAGGAGGGACAGGAGGTCGCCATTCCGTTCAACTTCGCCTGCGGGAACTGTGACCTCTGTCGGAACGGGCGGGAGAACATCTGTGAGAACCACATCGGGCTAGGGTTCATGAACCAGGCACCCGGCGCGTTCGCCGAGGAGGTCCACATCCCCAACGCTGACCTCAACGCCGTTCCGCTCCCGGACGACATTGACGCGGAGTCAGCCGCCGGCATGGGCTGTCGGTTCATGACTTCCTTCCACGCGATGGCCCACCGGGCACCGGTCAGTGCCGGCGACGACGTGGTTATCCACGGCTGCGGTGGCATCGGGCTCTCGGCGGTCCACATCGCGAACGCGCTTGGGGGCAACGTCATCGGCGTCGACCTGATGGACGAGAAACTGGAGCGCGCGGAAGACCTCGGCGCTGTCGCCACCGTCAACGCACAGGAGGTGGACGACCCCGCAAAGGCGGTCAGGGATATCACTGACGGCGGGGCCGACGTATCCGCAGATGCCCTCGGTATCGCAACGACCTGCCAGAACGCCGTGAACTCGCTCCGCAAAGGCGGGACGCACGTCCAGATCGGACTGACCACCAGCGAGGAGGCGGGGATGGTGTCGCTCCCGACCGACGAGTTCGTCGCCAAAGAAATCGATTTCAAGGGGTCACTCGGGCTCCAGCCGTCGCGGTACAGCGAAATGCTGGACATGGTGGAATCGAGCAAACTCGACCCGACCGCGCTGGTCGAGGACACGGTCGACATCCATCAGGTGCCCGATGAACTGGCCGCGATGAGTGACTACAACACGGTCGGTATCCCGGTCTGCAACGAGTTCAGCAACTGA
- the purH gene encoding bifunctional phosphoribosylaminoimidazolecarboxamide formyltransferase/IMP cyclohydrolase yields MKLAGMASNRGRNLMNIADRAPGGAEFAVVLTNDADAPVLEAAAERGIPTEVVERDADESRETHEERVLDALSEYDFDLVTLDGYMRVLSETFLEGTPTALNVHPSLLPNFTGANAHEQVLDAGVKVTGCTVHVLDESVDGGPIVTQEPIPVFEGDDEDSLKERVLYEGEFTAYPRVIEWFAEDRVTVDWDEGTVSVDGDEGGDFPARRIVSDDLASSLRYGENPHQNAALYTDTTVSEASVVHADQLNEGAKALSYNNYNDADGALNLIKEFEEPAAAVIKHTNPAGCATADSVADAYEKALSTDPMSAFGGIVALNRECDAATAEQIIDSFKEVVVAPGYTDAALDVLFEKDNLRVLDVSENFEVTDSLTEKPLVGGRLVQERDTQHLSADDLEVVTEREPTDEQIESMLFAWHTLKHVKSNGILFADGTETVGIGMGQVSRVDAVRLAAMKADEHAEGKDAEGAVMASDAFFPFPDGIEEAADAGIEAVIQPGGSKNDESVIEAADEHDIAMVFTGQRSFRHD; encoded by the coding sequence ATGAAACTCGCCGGTATGGCCAGTAACCGCGGCCGAAATCTCATGAACATCGCGGACCGCGCCCCGGGCGGGGCGGAGTTCGCCGTCGTTCTGACTAACGACGCAGATGCGCCGGTACTCGAAGCAGCCGCCGAACGCGGCATCCCGACCGAAGTCGTCGAGCGCGACGCGGACGAATCGCGCGAGACCCACGAGGAGCGCGTTCTCGACGCCCTTTCGGAGTACGACTTCGACCTCGTCACGCTGGACGGCTACATGCGCGTCCTCAGCGAGACGTTCCTCGAAGGGACACCGACCGCGTTGAACGTCCATCCGAGTCTCCTGCCGAATTTCACCGGGGCGAACGCCCACGAGCAGGTCCTCGACGCCGGCGTGAAGGTGACGGGCTGTACGGTCCACGTCCTTGACGAGAGCGTCGACGGCGGCCCCATCGTCACGCAGGAACCGATTCCCGTCTTCGAGGGCGACGACGAGGACAGCCTCAAAGAGCGCGTGCTCTATGAAGGCGAGTTCACCGCCTACCCGCGCGTCATCGAGTGGTTCGCCGAGGACCGCGTCACCGTCGACTGGGATGAAGGGACGGTCTCGGTAGACGGCGACGAGGGCGGGGACTTCCCTGCCCGCCGCATCGTCTCGGATGACCTTGCATCGAGTCTGCGCTATGGGGAGAATCCCCATCAGAACGCCGCGCTGTACACCGACACGACCGTCTCGGAGGCCAGCGTCGTCCACGCCGACCAGCTAAACGAGGGCGCAAAGGCGCTGTCGTACAACAACTACAACGACGCCGACGGCGCGCTAAATCTCATCAAGGAGTTCGAGGAGCCCGCCGCCGCGGTCATCAAACACACCAACCCGGCCGGCTGTGCGACCGCCGACTCCGTGGCCGACGCCTACGAGAAGGCGCTGTCGACGGACCCGATGAGCGCTTTCGGCGGCATCGTCGCGCTGAACCGCGAGTGTGACGCCGCCACCGCCGAGCAGATTATCGACTCCTTCAAGGAGGTCGTCGTCGCGCCCGGTTACACCGACGCCGCGCTCGACGTGCTGTTCGAGAAGGACAATCTCCGCGTGCTAGACGTAAGCGAGAACTTCGAGGTCACCGACAGCCTGACCGAGAAGCCCCTCGTCGGGGGCCGACTCGTTCAGGAACGGGACACTCAGCACCTCTCGGCCGACGACCTCGAAGTCGTCACCGAGCGCGAGCCGACCGACGAGCAGATCGAGTCGATGCTGTTCGCCTGGCACACGCTCAAACACGTCAAGTCCAACGGCATCCTCTTCGCCGACGGGACGGAAACGGTCGGCATCGGGATGGGGCAAGTGTCCCGGGTCGACGCCGTCCGGCTGGCCGCGATGAAAGCCGATGAACACGCCGAAGGGAAAGACGCCGAGGGCGCTGTGATGGCCTCGGACGCCTTCTTCCCATTCCCGGACGGTATCGAGGAGGCCGCCGACGCCGGTATCGAGGCGGTCATCCAGCCCGGCGGCTCGAAGAACGACGAAAGCGTCATCGAGGCCGCGGACGAACACGACATCGCGATGGTGTTCACCGGCCAGCGGTCGTTCAGACACGACTGA
- the folP gene encoding dihydropteroate synthase: MEFHEAANFLFELRRFAPRAGTDATQDLLSSLGDPHEGLRCVQIAGSNGKGSTARMVERTLREAGLDVGLYTSPHLDDVRERIRINGRKLSEAALVEFVESVRTYVTEQGAANDSPTFFETMTALALWEFDRQDVDVAVLEVGIGGRYDATSVVDPEASAVTSVTLEHTHILGDTVEEIAHDKAHVAPEDTPLVTGTTGDALAAVREVADDVVTVGEGDDADVTATYGGREGLEGAVSVDGPDWRVDTHLPLLGAHQAQNAGIAATLCQQVADISQTELERGLRNAHWPGRFEVMNESPLVVLDGAHNPGSIERTAETLSSFDYDDLHVVIGAMVDKDHERIAAALPDPDHVVACRPNVDRAESHHVVATAVENATDAAVETRSDVAGALDIALDAAESGDAVLVVGSLYAVREARTNWSRSLVPKQVDSLAEAREAIESAHVTAAGTQRMRGKGVHRVLRTRVQPRQAQYLKEELLSLGGECAISGLSSQDEESLDVVTMATMAQYRRLAGKLDGQPYGLASFADELRSALSIQQPEPDTSTTYPWDDGTAVMGICNITPDSFHDGGEYNAVEDAVARAEQMVEAGADILDIGGESTRPGAEPVPVEEEIDRVVPVIEALSELDVAISVDTRKAPVARAALDAGADILNDVSGLEDPEMRLVAAEYDVPVVVMHSIETPVDPDSDIHYDDVVQDCIDQLTERVLLAEKAGLNRDQIIVDPGTGFGKSPTEDFELLDRLPEFEALGCPILVGHSHKSLFGLVGQEAGDCLEATIAGTTLAAERGADIVRVHDVPENVAAVRVAEAARDPQKFTD; the protein is encoded by the coding sequence ATGGAGTTCCACGAGGCCGCGAACTTCCTCTTCGAGTTGCGCCGGTTCGCCCCGCGAGCCGGTACTGATGCCACGCAGGACCTGCTATCGTCGCTTGGTGACCCACATGAGGGGCTTCGCTGCGTCCAGATTGCGGGGTCCAACGGAAAAGGGTCCACCGCGCGGATGGTCGAACGAACATTACGGGAAGCCGGCCTCGATGTCGGACTGTACACCTCGCCGCATCTCGACGACGTTCGCGAGCGGATCCGTATCAACGGCCGGAAACTCTCCGAGGCCGCCCTCGTCGAATTCGTCGAATCGGTCCGGACGTACGTGACCGAACAGGGCGCGGCCAACGACTCACCCACCTTCTTCGAGACGATGACCGCGCTGGCGCTGTGGGAGTTCGACCGTCAGGACGTCGACGTCGCGGTGCTGGAAGTCGGTATCGGCGGCCGATACGACGCCACAAGCGTGGTCGACCCGGAGGCCAGCGCCGTCACGTCCGTGACACTCGAACACACCCACATCCTCGGCGACACCGTCGAGGAAATCGCCCACGACAAGGCCCACGTCGCCCCCGAAGACACGCCGCTTGTGACCGGGACGACCGGCGACGCGCTGGCCGCTGTCCGCGAGGTCGCCGACGACGTTGTGACTGTCGGCGAGGGCGACGACGCCGATGTGACGGCCACGTACGGCGGCCGCGAGGGGCTGGAAGGGGCAGTCTCGGTCGACGGTCCCGACTGGCGCGTCGATACCCACCTCCCGCTGCTTGGCGCACACCAGGCACAGAACGCCGGAATCGCAGCCACACTGTGCCAGCAAGTCGCGGACATCTCACAGACAGAACTCGAACGCGGTCTGCGAAACGCCCACTGGCCCGGTCGGTTCGAGGTGATGAACGAGTCGCCGCTGGTTGTCCTCGATGGGGCTCATAACCCCGGAAGCATCGAGCGCACCGCGGAGACGCTGTCGTCGTTCGACTACGACGACCTCCACGTTGTCATCGGCGCGATGGTGGACAAGGACCACGAACGTATCGCCGCGGCGCTGCCGGACCCGGACCACGTCGTCGCTTGCCGGCCGAACGTCGACCGGGCGGAGTCCCACCACGTTGTCGCGACCGCAGTGGAGAACGCGACCGACGCGGCGGTCGAGACGCGCAGCGACGTTGCAGGGGCGCTCGACATCGCACTCGACGCCGCTGAGTCCGGCGATGCGGTCCTCGTGGTGGGATCGCTGTACGCCGTACGAGAGGCCCGAACCAACTGGTCGCGCTCGCTGGTCCCCAAACAGGTCGACTCGCTGGCCGAAGCCCGCGAGGCCATCGAGAGCGCCCACGTCACCGCGGCCGGGACCCAGCGGATGCGAGGAAAGGGCGTCCACCGCGTCCTGCGTACCCGTGTCCAGCCGCGACAGGCTCAGTACCTCAAGGAGGAACTGCTGTCGCTGGGCGGGGAATGTGCGATTTCCGGCTTGAGCAGTCAGGACGAGGAGTCACTCGATGTGGTCACGATGGCGACGATGGCTCAGTACAGGCGGCTTGCCGGGAAACTCGACGGCCAGCCCTACGGGCTCGCATCGTTCGCCGACGAACTGCGGTCGGCGCTGTCTATCCAGCAGCCAGAGCCCGACACATCGACGACGTATCCCTGGGACGACGGGACAGCCGTCATGGGCATCTGCAATATCACGCCGGACTCCTTCCACGACGGCGGCGAGTATAACGCCGTCGAGGACGCCGTCGCCCGCGCCGAGCAGATGGTCGAGGCCGGTGCGGACATCCTCGATATCGGCGGGGAGTCGACTCGCCCCGGTGCCGAACCAGTCCCGGTCGAGGAGGAAATTGACCGCGTCGTCCCGGTTATCGAGGCGCTCTCGGAGCTGGACGTCGCCATTTCCGTCGACACGCGGAAGGCCCCTGTCGCGCGAGCGGCACTCGATGCCGGCGCGGACATCCTGAACGACGTGTCCGGGCTCGAAGACCCGGAGATGCGCCTCGTCGCCGCCGAGTACGACGTACCGGTGGTCGTGATGCACTCCATCGAGACGCCAGTCGACCCGGACAGCGACATCCACTACGACGACGTGGTGCAGGACTGCATCGACCAGTTGACCGAGCGCGTTCTGCTCGCGGAGAAGGCCGGGCTCAACCGCGACCAGATTATCGTCGACCCGGGCACCGGCTTCGGGAAATCGCCCACAGAAGATTTCGAACTGCTCGACCGCCTCCCGGAGTTCGAGGCACTCGGCTGCCCGATTCTGGTTGGACACTCTCACAAGTCGCTGTTTGGGCTGGTCGGCCAGGAGGCGGGCGACTGTCTGGAAGCGACCATCGCCGGGACAACGCTGGCAGCCGAACGGGGGGCCGACATCGTTCGCGTCCACGACGTCCCGGAGAACGTTGCCGCCGTTCGCGTGGCCGAGGCGGCCCGTGATCCACAGAAGTTCACGGACTGA
- a CDS encoding class I SAM-dependent methyltransferase: MNRRDIVREGYDDIAATYAAERDGEGRERGLVADLADRLPAESRVLDAGCGAGTPAMDVLAADHTVTGLDISREQLRTARERVPGPRLCQGDLAALPFPADTFDAIVSLHAVIHVPRAEHAAVFAEFERVLKPGGRLLAALGNEQWEGNNEDWLETGTEMAWSFHGRKRNRELLTEAGFSVTDIETVDDELGGVFAFFRARA, encoded by the coding sequence ATGAACCGACGCGACATCGTCCGCGAGGGCTACGACGATATCGCCGCAACCTACGCGGCCGAGCGTGACGGCGAGGGTCGCGAGCGCGGTCTGGTCGCGGACCTCGCGGACCGTCTGCCCGCCGAGAGTCGGGTCCTCGATGCCGGCTGTGGCGCTGGGACGCCCGCGATGGACGTTCTCGCAGCCGACCACACTGTCACGGGGTTGGATATCTCTCGCGAGCAGCTACGAACGGCGCGCGAGCGGGTCCCCGGACCGCGGCTCTGTCAGGGGGATCTGGCAGCGCTACCGTTTCCGGCAGACACGTTTGATGCGATTGTCTCACTGCACGCGGTCATCCACGTTCCGCGAGCGGAACACGCCGCCGTCTTCGCCGAGTTCGAGCGCGTGCTCAAACCGGGCGGTCGACTACTGGCCGCGCTGGGCAACGAACAATGGGAAGGCAACAACGAGGACTGGCTGGAGACCGGGACCGAGATGGCCTGGAGCTTCCACGGCCGCAAGCGCAATCGCGAGTTACTGACCGAGGCCGGCTTCTCCGTCACCGACATCGAGACCGTCGACGACGAACTCGGTGGGGTGTTCGCGTTTTTCCGGGCGCGAGCGTAG
- a CDS encoding DEAD/DEAH box helicase: protein MTDEEPADRDDESDSTPELELDAVYDAIDAVGRPHLTATEFSRKTDLTPDEARAALERLADDGDIERQDVSEVESVWYPTDIAEVTDRERVVLFPDRREVVVEHPDQFTRAQLSQFARLQDTNRSGGYVYELREEDIWAAPHESLDDLLTTMRDVLGERSPHLEEWVTSQWERARKFRLKTHEDGYVVLEADSDDLMGNVARPKLDDDHLRAPISDSESWVNEDATAEIKRTLYEAGYPVRDDRDLETGDAIDMDLRLRLRDYQQDWVERFTEQGSGVFVGPPGSGKTVAAMGAMAAISGETLILVPSRELATQWHDELVRHTSLTDDDIGEYHGGEKSIRPVTIATYRTAGMDRHRKLFDQRKWGLIVFDEVHHVPSPIHRRSADLQTKHRLGLTATPTRESDDEEEIFTLIGPPIGTDWGKLFDEGYVAEPEVEIRLVPWGNETEQSEYSSTSGHDRRQAAASNTGKIDEIRYALAENPAAKALVFIEYLDQGEAISEAIDAPFISGETPHARREKLFDEFRRGELTTLVVSRVGDEGIDLPDAELALVASGLGGSRRQGAQRAGRTMRPAGDARMVILATRGTTEEDFVRRQMRHLASKGIRVTETEAEAVEPPAKTE from the coding sequence GTGACAGACGAGGAGCCAGCCGACCGAGACGACGAATCTGACTCCACCCCGGAACTCGAACTCGACGCCGTCTACGACGCCATCGACGCCGTCGGCCGTCCGCATCTGACGGCGACGGAATTCTCCCGCAAAACGGACCTGACGCCCGACGAGGCACGGGCGGCACTGGAGCGGCTCGCCGACGACGGCGACATCGAGCGCCAGGACGTGTCCGAGGTCGAGTCCGTGTGGTATCCGACGGACATCGCCGAGGTGACCGACCGCGAGCGTGTGGTCCTGTTTCCCGACCGCCGAGAGGTCGTCGTCGAACACCCCGACCAGTTCACGCGAGCACAGCTCTCGCAGTTCGCCCGCTTGCAGGACACCAACCGCTCGGGCGGCTACGTGTACGAACTCCGCGAGGAGGACATCTGGGCCGCGCCCCACGAGTCCTTAGACGACCTTCTGACGACGATGCGGGACGTGCTGGGCGAGCGCTCGCCCCACCTCGAAGAGTGGGTGACGAGCCAGTGGGAACGCGCCCGGAAATTCCGCCTGAAGACCCACGAGGACGGGTATGTCGTACTCGAAGCCGACAGCGATGACCTGATGGGCAACGTCGCCCGGCCGAAACTCGACGACGACCACCTCCGAGCCCCTATCTCCGACTCGGAGTCGTGGGTCAACGAGGACGCCACCGCCGAAATCAAGCGGACGCTGTACGAGGCAGGCTATCCGGTCCGTGACGACCGCGACCTCGAAACGGGTGACGCCATCGACATGGACCTTCGCCTGCGCCTGCGAGACTACCAGCAGGACTGGGTGGAGCGGTTCACGGAACAGGGCTCGGGCGTGTTCGTCGGCCCGCCCGGGTCGGGCAAGACCGTCGCCGCGATGGGTGCGATGGCCGCTATCAGCGGCGAAACGCTGATTCTCGTCCCCTCGCGGGAACTTGCGACTCAGTGGCACGACGAACTGGTCAGACACACCTCGCTGACCGACGACGACATCGGCGAGTACCACGGCGGCGAGAAGTCTATCCGCCCCGTTACCATCGCCACCTACCGAACCGCGGGAATGGACCGGCACCGGAAGCTGTTCGACCAGCGCAAGTGGGGCCTCATCGTCTTCGACGAGGTCCACCACGTCCCCTCGCCGATTCACCGCCGGAGCGCGGACCTCCAGACCAAACACCGGTTGGGATTGACCGCCACGCCGACCAGAGAGAGCGACGACGAAGAGGAGATATTCACGCTCATCGGCCCGCCAATCGGGACGGACTGGGGCAAACTGTTCGACGAGGGCTACGTCGCCGAACCGGAGGTCGAAATCCGTCTCGTGCCGTGGGGGAACGAAACGGAACAGTCCGAGTACAGTTCGACGTCGGGCCACGACCGCCGACAGGCCGCCGCCAGCAACACCGGGAAAATCGACGAGATACGCTACGCGCTAGCCGAGAATCCCGCCGCGAAGGCGCTGGTGTTCATCGAGTACCTCGACCAGGGTGAGGCCATCAGCGAGGCCATCGATGCGCCGTTTATCAGCGGCGAGACGCCACACGCCCGCCGGGAGAAGCTGTTCGACGAGTTCCGCCGCGGCGAACTGACCACGCTGGTCGTCTCCCGCGTCGGCGATGAGGGTATCGATCTGCCGGACGCCGAACTCGCTCTCGTCGCTTCCGGACTGGGTGGGTCCCGTAGACAGGGCGCACAGCGGGCCGGGCGGACGATGCGCCCTGCCGGCGACGCCCGGATGGTCATTCTCGCGACGCGAGGGACGACCGAGGAAGACTTTGTTCGCCGGCAGATGCGCCACCTCGCTTCGAAGGGCATCCGCGTAACCGAGACGGAGGCCGAGGCCGTCGAGCCGCCAGCCAAGACGGAGTGA
- a CDS encoding globin-coupled sensor protein, translated as MAFQSESTGSRERITESDRSGVDGGTLTDRIGLDAGEIRWRKEFTGFDESDVDNLTAMADETNARAESVVDDFYEHLQSFDETVEIFGRSTKSVDQLKNTQSQYLRDLVAGTYDKQYFENRARIGKIHDMLDLGPKIYLGAYTIYFEHFLRTIVEDLQSGDDARDEALEEMQSRALSVFKLLNLDQQVAMDTYIDSYSQRLESAIDDQQTLMQDVESGLQEPIDELSTSAEAVAQTNKQINAAAESQSESMDEVAGEVADMSATIEEIASTAEEVASTSTSAEQKAERGNEAAQQAAAMMNDVDDAVDTVSADIAGLQEQADEIDDIVEVINDIADQTNMLALNASIEAARAGEAGDGFAVVADEIKTLAGDSQEHANQIEDTVTEIQDETVDAVESLETVTEQVTEGIDQVETAAEQLEEIVSAVNEASQGIQEVSAATDDQAASTEEVASMIDELSSGIDDMSAQLDDLAATNEQQTEKIQDVAETARRLDTDTA; from the coding sequence ATGGCATTCCAGAGCGAGAGTACGGGCTCTCGGGAACGTATCACTGAATCTGATAGGTCTGGCGTCGACGGCGGGACACTGACCGATCGTATCGGACTGGACGCCGGGGAGATACGCTGGCGGAAGGAGTTCACCGGATTCGACGAGTCTGATGTCGATAATCTCACCGCGATGGCAGATGAGACGAACGCCCGGGCGGAATCTGTCGTCGACGATTTCTATGAGCATCTGCAGTCGTTCGACGAGACTGTCGAGATTTTTGGGCGGTCAACCAAGTCAGTCGACCAACTGAAAAACACGCAGTCACAGTACCTCCGGGACCTCGTTGCCGGGACCTACGACAAACAGTACTTCGAGAACAGGGCCCGTATCGGGAAGATTCACGACATGCTCGACCTCGGCCCGAAGATCTATCTCGGGGCCTACACCATCTATTTCGAACACTTCCTGCGGACAATCGTCGAAGACCTGCAATCGGGCGACGATGCCCGGGACGAGGCGCTCGAAGAAATGCAGTCGCGGGCGCTGTCAGTGTTCAAACTGTTGAACCTCGACCAGCAGGTCGCGATGGACACCTACATCGACTCGTACAGCCAGCGTCTGGAATCGGCAATCGATGACCAGCAAACGCTGATGCAAGACGTCGAAAGCGGACTGCAGGAGCCTATCGACGAACTGAGCACCTCCGCCGAGGCGGTCGCCCAGACGAACAAGCAGATCAACGCCGCCGCCGAGAGTCAGTCCGAGTCGATGGACGAAGTGGCGGGCGAGGTCGCGGATATGAGCGCGACAATCGAAGAGATCGCCTCGACCGCCGAGGAAGTCGCGAGTACCAGCACATCGGCCGAGCAGAAAGCTGAACGCGGGAACGAAGCCGCACAGCAGGCCGCGGCCATGATGAACGATGTCGACGACGCCGTCGATACGGTGTCGGCTGACATCGCGGGCTTACAGGAACAGGCCGACGAGATCGACGACATCGTCGAAGTGATAAACGACATCGCGGACCAGACCAATATGCTTGCGCTGAACGCCTCCATCGAGGCTGCCCGCGCCGGGGAAGCGGGCGACGGGTTCGCCGTCGTCGCCGACGAAATCAAAACGCTCGCCGGGGACTCACAGGAACACGCGAACCAGATCGAAGACACCGTCACGGAGATTCAGGACGAGACCGTCGACGCCGTCGAGAGCCTCGAAACTGTGACCGAGCAGGTGACTGAGGGCATCGATCAGGTCGAGACGGCGGCCGAACAACTCGAAGAGATTGTTTCGGCAGTCAACGAGGCATCACAGGGAATACAGGAAGTATCGGCCGCGACCGACGACCAGGCGGCGTCGACCGAGGAGGTCGCCAGCATGATCGACGAACTGTCGAGCGGCATTGACGATATGTCGGCACAGCTCGACGACCTCGCAGCGACGAACGAACAGCAGACGGAGAAGATTCAGGACGTGGCCGAAACCGCGCGTCGACTCGACACAGATACGGCGTAA